From a single Sphaeramia orbicularis chromosome 4, fSphaOr1.1, whole genome shotgun sequence genomic region:
- the ndnf gene encoding protein NDNF: MRQCKGWSAALLVLLVLGAVAQKLPTRDEGLFQMQIRDKSLFHDSSVIPDGAEISGYLFRDTPKRYYFVVEEDNTPLSVTVTPCDAPLEWKLTLQELPEEASGEGSGEPEPLDQQKQQVTVDEGTELFTYKGNDVESYVATSTPSGLYQLELLSTEKDSNFKVYATTTPESDQPYPELPYDPRVDVTALGRTTVTLAWKPTPTGILMGQPVQYCVVINKEHNFKSMCAAEAKISVDDAFMLAPKPGRDFSPFDFAHFGFVPSDNGLGKDRGLTSNKISRAYTAKPKVSDIQKVCIGNKNIFTVSDLKPDTQYYFDVFAVNSATNTSTAYVGTFARTKEEARQKTVELKDGKVSDVFIKRKGSKFLRFAPVSSHQRVTLFVHACLDAVQVQVRRDGKLLLSQNVEGVRQFQLRGKPKAKYLIRLRGSRKGASTLKVLATTKPSNKQPFPSLPEDTRIKAFDKLRTCSSVTVAWLGTQDRNKYCIYRKEVADNYGEEQRRREQNQCAGPETRRKSEKVLCKYFHSPNLQKAVTTETITGLEPGKTYLLDVYVVGHSGHSVKYQSKLVKTRKYC, translated from the exons ATGAGGCAGTGCAAAGGCTGGAGTGCGGCGCTGCTGGTGCTGTTGGTGCTCGGAGCTGTGGCCCAGAAACTGCCTACAAGAGACGAAGGGCTCTTCCAGATGCAGATCAGAGACAAGTCGCTGTTCCACGACTCCTCCGTCATACCAGATGGAGCAGAGATCAGTGGCTACCTGTTCAGAGACACGCCCAAAAG GTACTACTTTGTGGTAGAAGAAGACAACACACCCCTGTCTGTGACTGTGACACCTTGCGATGCTCCTCTGGAGTGGAAACTCACCCTGCAGGAGCTGCCTGAAGAGGCCAGTGGAGAGGGATCAG gGGAGCCTGAACCTCTGGACCAGCAGAAACAGCAGGTGACTGTAGATGAAGGGACGGAGCTCTTCACCTACAAGGGGAACGATGTGGAGTCCTATGTGGCCACCAGTACGCCCTCTGGCCTCTACCAGCTGGAATTACTGTCCACCGAGAAGGACAGCAACTTCAAGGTGTACGCAACCACTACTCCCGAATCTGACCAGCCCTACCCAGAGTTGCCCTATGACCCACGGGTGGATGTGACCGCGCTGGGCCGGACCACCGTAACTTTGGCCTGGAAGCCGACTCCAACAGGCATTCTGATGGGCCAGCCTGTCCAGTACTGTGTTGTCATCAACAAAGAGCACAATTTCAAGAGCATGTGTGCTGCTGAAGCTAAGATCAGTGTTGACGATGCTTTCATGTTGGCTCCAAAGCCCGGCAGAGACTTCAGCCCATTTGACTTTGCACACTTTGGCTTTGTTCCTTCTGACAATGGTTTAGGCAAAGACCGAGGGCTAACAAGTAACAAGATCTCACGGGCGTATACAGCCAAGCCCAAGGTATCAGACATTCAGAaggtgtgtattggcaataaaaacattttcacagtGTCCGATCTGAAACCAGACACACAGTACTACTTTGATGTCTTCGCTGTGAATTCTGCGACCAACACCAGCACAGCGTACGTGGGAACATTTGCTCGCACAAAAGAGGAAGCTCGTCAGAAGACAGTGGAGCTGAAGGATGGCAAAGTGTCGGATGTTTTCATCAAGAGAAAGGGCAGCAAGTTTCTCCGCTTTGCTCCTGTGTCTTCCCACCAGAGGGTCACGCTTTTTGTCCATGCGTGCTTGGACGCCGTGCAGGTACAGGTGAGGCGTGATGGGAAATTGCTACTTTCCCAGAATGTGGAAGGGGTGCGACAGTTCCAGCTGCGGGGAAAGCCAAAAGCAAAATACCTGATCCGTTTGCGAGGAAGCAGGAAAGGGGCCTCCACTTTGAAGGTCCTAGCCACCACAAAACCCAGCAACAAGCAGCCGTTCCCTTCACTTCCAGAGGATACTCGCATCAAGGCCTTCGACAAGCTGCGCACCTGCTCCTCCGTCACCGTGGCCTGGCTGGGCACGCAGGATCGCAACAAATACTGCATTTATCGAAAGGAAGTGGCTGACAATTATGGTGAGGAACAACGACGCAGGGAACAAAACCAGTGTGCTGGACCAGAGACCCGCAGGAAGTCAGAAAAGGTCCTGTGCAAGTATTTCCACAGCCCGAACCTGCAGAAAGCTGTGACAACAGAGACCATCACAGGTCTGGAGCCAGGCAAGACCTACCTGCTGGATGTTTATGTGGTGGGACACAGTGGTCACTCAGTGAAATATCAGAGCAAACTGGTGAAAACAAGGAAATACTGCTAA